A single genomic interval of Candidatus Thermokryptus mobilis harbors:
- a CDS encoding phosphatidate cytidylyltransferase, with amino-acid sequence MNNLTVRVIVAIFGIPFILFVTIFGKYLFLAFVFIISSLATFEYYTLVEKKNSSPIFYIGIISIFLIDLAFYAGNHERIVTFLILAVLLTGLIELFRKPSSQNWSSISNLATEIFPILYIGLSLGTLIGLRELKSENYLENGIFIISILAIIWICDTAAYFIGKSIGKRKLYERVSPKKTVEGFIGGLIFALLSSFGAKLWVLKQINHLDAFVIGLIVGIFGQLGDLIESLIKRDAQVKDSSNLIPGHGGVFDRFDSLIYVAPLVYLYMTNFK; translated from the coding sequence TTGAATAACTTAACAGTAAGGGTCATCGTCGCAATTTTCGGCATCCCATTCATACTTTTTGTGACCATTTTCGGGAAATACCTTTTCCTCGCCTTCGTCTTCATAATCTCTTCCCTTGCAACATTTGAATACTACACACTTGTTGAGAAGAAAAACTCCTCACCGATATTTTACATCGGTATTATCTCAATTTTCCTGATTGACTTGGCATTTTATGCGGGTAATCACGAACGAATCGTGACATTTTTAATTCTTGCTGTCTTGTTAACCGGACTCATAGAACTATTTAGAAAACCGTCATCTCAAAATTGGTCCTCCATCTCAAATCTTGCCACCGAGATATTCCCGATACTTTACATCGGATTATCACTTGGAACTTTGATTGGGTTGAGGGAATTAAAAAGCGAAAATTATCTTGAAAATGGAATTTTTATAATTTCAATCCTTGCGATAATTTGGATTTGTGATACCGCAGCGTATTTCATTGGGAAATCAATCGGCAAAAGAAAACTTTACGAAAGGGTGAGCCCAAAGAAAACCGTTGAAGGATTCATCGGCGGTTTAATCTTCGCATTGCTTTCCTCTTTCGGCGCAAAACTTTGGGTCCTGAAACAAATAAATCACCTTGACGCTTTTGTCATCGGTTTGATCGTCGGAATTTTCGGACAACTCGGTGATCTCATTGAATCCCTGATAAAAAGAGATGCACAGGTTAAGGACTCATCAAATTTAATCCCAGGTCACGGCGGTGTTTTTGACAGATTTGACAGTTTGATATATGTAGCTCCGCTTGTTTATCTTTATATGACGAATTTCAAATAA
- the rimO gene encoding 30S ribosomal protein S12 methylthiotransferase RimO, with protein sequence MRNGKKKIHILTLGCPKNLVDSEILMSKLKNKFQIAEKPDKASIVIINTCGFIESAKQESIDKIFEMVELKEKGKVESVYVMGCLSERYKNELEDEIPEVDKFFGVEKFDEILNTLGVDRKYELLGERELLTPRHYAYLKISEGCDNPCSFCAIPLIRGKHISRPIEEIIKEAKKLAWKGVKEIIIIAQDTTYYGIDIYGKRKLPELLNQLSEIDGIEWIRLMYTFPAKFPIEILDIMAQNPKICKYIDIPIQHISDKILKSMRRGITKRKTIELLEKIRETVPEVAIRTSLIVGYPGETEKEFEELLDFVYTFKFDRLGVFTYSQEEGTKAFELGDPVPPEEKERRMALIMNAQHDIIVEKNEKMIGRKIKVLIDRKEGDFYIGRTQWDAPEIDLEVLVEGNGIKIGNFYEVEIYDIFEYDLIGKVATETKPV encoded by the coding sequence GTGAGAAACGGAAAGAAAAAAATCCACATTTTAACGCTCGGTTGCCCCAAAAACCTTGTTGACTCCGAAATTTTAATGAGCAAGTTAAAAAATAAATTTCAAATCGCTGAGAAACCCGATAAAGCGAGTATAGTCATAATAAACACCTGCGGTTTTATTGAATCAGCAAAGCAAGAATCAATTGATAAAATTTTTGAGATGGTTGAATTAAAAGAGAAAGGCAAAGTTGAAAGCGTCTATGTGATGGGTTGCCTATCGGAAAGATACAAAAATGAGCTTGAAGATGAAATCCCTGAGGTAGATAAATTCTTTGGTGTTGAAAAGTTTGATGAGATACTTAACACTCTTGGAGTTGATCGTAAATATGAGCTACTTGGTGAAAGAGAACTTCTCACACCAAGACATTACGCATACCTTAAAATTTCCGAAGGATGCGATAACCCCTGTTCATTTTGCGCCATACCACTAATTCGTGGGAAACACATAAGCAGACCAATTGAAGAAATAATAAAAGAGGCAAAAAAACTCGCTTGGAAAGGCGTCAAAGAAATTATCATCATAGCACAGGATACAACCTATTACGGAATTGATATTTATGGAAAGAGAAAACTCCCCGAACTTTTAAACCAACTCTCGGAGATAGACGGAATTGAATGGATTCGCTTGATGTATACATTCCCTGCTAAATTCCCAATTGAAATTCTTGACATAATGGCTCAAAACCCAAAAATTTGCAAATACATTGATATCCCAATCCAACATATATCAGATAAAATTTTAAAGTCAATGAGACGCGGGATAACAAAAAGAAAAACAATTGAACTCCTTGAGAAAATAAGGGAAACGGTTCCAGAAGTAGCCATAAGGACGAGTTTGATAGTTGGTTATCCGGGTGAAACAGAAAAGGAATTTGAAGAGCTTCTTGACTTCGTTTACACTTTCAAATTTGATCGTCTTGGTGTCTTTACATATTCTCAAGAGGAGGGGACAAAAGCTTTTGAACTCGGTGACCCTGTTCCACCCGAAGAGAAAGAAAGAAGAATGGCATTGATAATGAACGCACAACATGATATAATCGTTGAAAAGAACGAAAAAATGATTGGAAGGAAAATCAAGGTTTTAATTGATAGAAAGGAAGGAGATTTTTACATAGGGCGAACGCAATGGGATGCCCCGGAGATTGACCTTGAGGTTTTGGTTGAAGGTAACGGGATCAAGATAGGAAACTTTTATGAGGTTGAAATTTACGATATTTTTGAGTATGATTTAATAGGCAAGGTCGCAACAGAAACAAAACCAGTTTAG